The genome window GCTAGTGGCGACACTGATAGCAGGCACCTGTGCAGCCGGATCTGCCAATACGCTCAATTGTCTTTACGATCGCGACATCGACCAAATCATGGAGCGCACGCGCACTCGGCCCTTGCCCTCTCGACGGGTACACCCCTGGCACGCCTTGGCGTTTGCAGGTATTTTGGCGGTGATTGCCTTCACCCTGCTAACTGTAGTGGCTAATCTGCTCAGTGCTTTGTTAGCAATGACAGGCATTGTATTCTATGTCTTGGTTTATACCCACTGGTTAAAGCGTCACACAACTCAAAACATTGTTATCGGCGGTGCTGCGGGAGCCATTCCACCTCTGGTCGGTTGGGCAGCCGTTACAGGCGACCTCAGTTGGGCGGCGTGGGTACTTTTCATAATCATCTTTTTCTGGACACCACCTCACTTTTGGGCGCTGGCACTGATGATTCGCCAAGATTATGCCGATGTTAATGTGCCCATGTTGCCAGTGGTAGAGGGCGAAGAGTCCACTGCCCGGCAGATTTGGCTCTACACAGTCCTCTTGATTCCCATTACTATGGTGCTGGTTTATCCCCTAGGCGTGTTGGGAGCGGTCTATGGAGCGATCGCACTGGCACTAGGTATCTGGTTTGCCATCAAAGCATGGATGTTGCGTCAATCTCCTAAGGACTTGGGCTTGGCTCGATCGCTGTTCAAGTCTTCTATCCTATACTTGATGCTACTCTGTGCTGGAATGGTGCTGGACTGCTCACCTCTGGCGCATCAACTCACCCACACTGTTGCCAACTACCTGCACCTCTAGCTGGATAGCATCATAGATACCCTCTCAGGTTGAATTGAGAAACAAACCCAACACCCAAATTCTTCCTAACTGCCCCCCCAGGGCCTAGCCTAGCATTTCTCCCAGACAGGCACCAACGGGTCAACCATAATTGCAGGCCCAACCAATGCAAAGGGTAGGGAAGTAGCATTTTGCTTAATGGATATGGGGTTGGGTATGTTTCCAAATGCACTAGTTTCTTCAGTGATAAATAGGTTAGGTGAGTAGTAGAGCAAAAAGTCCGCACAGGGCAATGCCATCAAATACTCCTGCTCCGCCAATACTCAAAACCCCGGCTGACATCTTCTCAATTTGAGGTAAATGCAATAAATCAGCACCGATCAAAGTTCCTAAAACTCCACCAGCAAAGGCCACGGGGGCTGCACCATTTCCAACAATTAACAATGCCATCAGAGCAGCCGTCAACGGTGCAACTAGGGCATTCATTTGAATACCGATGCCTGGGACAACTTGAGCCGAGAAGTAGCTCATGAAGGTAACAACAGTGGTAACAATTAAAATCGCTAACGGATCGGAACGTGTGAATTCATAGAGAGCCAGCAGAGTTGGAATTAAACCACCGCCTACATTAAGGGCTACGATCGTCCTTTGTTCAATTTTGCGTAAGGGAATGCCCCAAAATCGAGCCATCCACAGATCAGCAAAGTCTGGAATAATTGGCACTTGAGAGACCCGTTCATAGAGTGGAATATTGATTGTGCTGCCTAAAATCACAGCAGCAAATAATAAAAGGGCGATACTAGGAGAGAATCCTAATTTGGCAACGGCAATTTCTACAACATCCAGGGCGACTGCAAACCAGATAAATGGAAACAGCAGCAGGAAAAGTACAAAGAGAAGCAGCGTGACTGGCAAGTAAATCATTGAGAGCATCCATATAACTCAAAAAGGAGGTGGCGTTGCTAAACACAACTATGAATTGACCTCATCTCCAACCCCTTGCCGGAGCTAACACTCTTATTCCCTCTCCTTAGGAGAGGGGCTAGGGTCAAGACTGCAAGCAGCTCAGGCATGAGAATCACACGGCTGTGCAGCAACGCCGATTGGTAATGTGACATTTTAGCCAGGATGGCATTTGATTGGTTACTTGTGTATTATGAGCCAGAAGCACACTGGTGGAGAATAACGTTGCGAACCGCATGGGAAACGGGGTTAGTTTCTCGGCTGCGATCGCAGCCTGACAGGTTATAGGCCCGTTGTTCTTCTTCTACAGCACGGATGTCTTGGTGAAAAACTTGGCGAAAGGTGCCCCAATCCAGCAGGGGATGTAACAGGCGCAGAATCCAGGGCATTCCCCACACATGGCGGAAATAAAAGGTAGAGTGAACCCAAATGCTCTGGGCACCTGTCGGCACATAGGTGACAAACAGGTAAAAGGCACCATCCTCTGACTGGAGGTGAAAATAGGGATACTCATAGGTAATACGGATGTAGTTTTTGCCCCGTTGACCAATCAGTGCTGCCAACAGACGGGGAGCATCTACTTCGTAGCGGGCAACCACAGTACGATCGTCGCTCTCCAGCGACTCTAGCCGAGGATTTGCCCAAGGCTGCTGACTGCGGTGCAGATCTGCATGGAAAAGATCCG of Cyanobacteriota bacterium contains these proteins:
- a CDS encoding DUF1614 domain-containing protein, whose amino-acid sequence is MIYLPVTLLLFVLFLLLFPFIWFAVALDVVEIAVAKLGFSPSIALLLFAAVILGSTINIPLYERVSQVPIIPDFADLWMARFWGIPLRKIEQRTIVALNVGGGLIPTLLALYEFTRSDPLAILIVTTVVTFMSYFSAQVVPGIGIQMNALVAPLTAALMALLIVGNGAAPVAFAGGVLGTLIGADLLHLPQIEKMSAGVLSIGGAGVFDGIALCGLFALLLT
- a CDS encoding heme o synthase, coding for MQLTQSTTVNATRLNRTWVEVLQSYYQLTKPRIILLLLITTVAGMWIAAQGHVNPQLLVATLIAGTCAAGSANTLNCLYDRDIDQIMERTRTRPLPSRRVHPWHALAFAGILAVIAFTLLTVVANLLSALLAMTGIVFYVLVYTHWLKRHTTQNIVIGGAAGAIPPLVGWAAVTGDLSWAAWVLFIIIFFWTPPHFWALALMIRQDYADVNVPMLPVVEGEESTARQIWLYTVLLIPITMVLVYPLGVLGAVYGAIALALGIWFAIKAWMLRQSPKDLGLARSLFKSSILYLMLLCAGMVLDCSPLAHQLTHTVANYLHL
- a CDS encoding Rieske 2Fe-2S domain-containing protein codes for the protein MELVVVRDRQGQVFVYEDACPHKRVRLSQFGRRQGNTLVCGYHGWKFETNSGKCTEIPGMPALHTKFCLRSYPVKRYGGWVWAFPGDPELADQRPLPVIPPAHDRRYHPIPMEGAVNCHFSYMTENATDLFHADLHRSQQPWANPRLESLESDDRTVVARYEVDAPRLLAALIGQRGKNYIRITYEYPYFHLQSEDGAFYLFVTYVPTGAQSIWVHSTFYFRHVWGMPWILRLLHPLLDWGTFRQVFHQDIRAVEEEQRAYNLSGCDRSRETNPVSHAVRNVILHQCASGS